The following proteins are encoded in a genomic region of Scylla paramamosain isolate STU-SP2022 chromosome 40, ASM3559412v1, whole genome shotgun sequence:
- the LOC135092625 gene encoding dnaJ homolog subfamily C member 17-like has protein sequence MSIHFARSIHAVLGVARDAPLEIKRAYRRNVLELYPDKNPGDAVAATVRFQQLQAAYESLCRQEEAGGEPQERQERKEGERKRKKQRKEKAWKEEDGSQRQRREEDQWREKDDERRKKRQRKKQNIKASEEEEQE, from the coding sequence ATGAGCATCCATTTTGCCAGAAGCATTCACGCTGTGCTCGGCGTGGCCCGCGATGCTCCTCTTGAGATCAAGCGGGCCTATCGACGAAACGTCCTCGAACTGTACCCCGACAAGAATCCGGGCGACGCAGTTGCTGCAACCGTGCGGTTCCAGCAGCTGCAGGCGGCGTACGAGTCGCTCTGCCGCCAGGAGGAGGCCGGCGGGGAACCACaggaaaggcaggaaaggaaggagggggagaggaagcgaaagaagcaaaggaaggaaaaggcatggaaggaagaggatggaagcCAGCGGCAGCGTAGAGAAGAGGACCAGTGGCGGGAAAAGGACgatgaacgaaggaagaagaggcaaagaaagaagcagaacatTAAAGcatcggaggaagaggagcaggagtag